TTCGAATATGCGGCTCCTCCGTGTCCTGACAGGTGGTTGTCAGGTGATACGTGACTTCCAGCTCCGACACTTCCATAGACTGCCGATTAATCAACTGGCCGACCGGTCTCAACAACACATTCGTCGTAACAATGACAGACGCAGTAATGGCGGCAGCGCCCAGAAATCCCGATCCTGCCAGGCTCCCCACCGCGGCTGAGCACCACAACGTCGCGGCGGTGTTGAGTCCCCGGATGCTCAGCCCTTCCCGAAGAATTACCCCACCACCAATAAAGCCAATGCCCGACACGATTTGGGCCGCGATCCGGGTGGGACTCTGCTCTCCCGACAATAGCGACGAGAGGGTCACAAAGGCAGCTGCGCCCATGGCCACTAAGGCATTGGTTCGCAAGCCCGCCCCGCGTTGCCGGTATTGGCGTTCAATCCCGATCACCGCTCCCAACGCCACCGCGAGGACGATCCGACATGTGAAGTCCAACAGAGTCATGATGGAGTTTCTTTCCTGAGCCTTAGAGCCATTCGTGGAATCGCCTGAGATACCACCCCTTGACGACTTGCGTGAGCACGGCATAGCTGAACAGGATGGCGGCCAGCCAAACAAAATAACTGTCTGGTAATGGCTCCATGCTCGCGAATGTCCCCAAAGAAGAGAACGGGAGCGAAAGCCCGATCGCTGCGATGAGACCCGTGAGCAACAAGACAGGCAGGGCCGCCGTGCTTTGCACAAACGGAATTTTCTGCGTCCTGATCATATGGACAATCAGCGTCTGTGAGAGCAGCCCTTCAATAAACCAACCCGATTGAAACAACGATTGGTGGCCAGGCGCATTGGCTTGGAACACAAACCACATGACGACGAAGGTGATGATGTCGAAGATGGAACTGATGGGACCGATGAATACCATAAAGCGAGCGATGCCCTCTGGATTCCACGGCCGTGGCTCCTTGAGGAATTCGTCGTCCATCCGATCCCACGGCAGGGACAATTGCGAGAGGTCATAGCAGAGGTTCTGAATGAGCAATTGGATGGGGAGCATCGGGAGGAACGGCAGGAAGGCACTGGCCGTGAGCACACTGAACATGTTGCCAAAGTTAGAACTCGCGGCCATCTTGATGTACTTGATGATATTCCCATAGACCTCGCGTCCCTCGAGCACTCCCTCTTCAAGTACCAGAAGACTCTTCTCAAGCAGAATAATATCGGCTGATTCTTTCGCGATGTCCGTCGCGGTGTCCACGGAAATGCCGACATCTGCCTGGCGCAGGGCCGCAGCGTCATTGATGCCGTCACCCAGGAAGCCGACCGTGTGGTTCTTCTGCCGCAGTGCTTGGATGATGCGGGCCTTCTGTAACGGATTGAGCTTGGCAAAGACGGTAGTCCGCTCTGCCAGGGTCGCTAACTCATCGTCCGACAGGGCCTCGATCTCGCTGCCAAGCGCCACGTGTGTGATGTGCAAACCGACCTCGTGGCAGACCCGCCGCGTCACGATGTCATTGTCTCCGGTCAGGATCTTCACCTGGACACCATGGTCCTTCAGGGCTGCGAGCGCCTCCGGCACAGTCTCTTTCGGGGGATCGAGAAAAGCGAGGATCCCGACCAACACCAGGTCCCGTTCATCGGCAATCGCATAGGGCCGATCCGAGGCTGGCAAGGTCTTCGAAGCCACCGCGATGACCCGCAACCCATCCTGATTCAAGTCCGTGGTCAACCGGACCACGCGCTCGCGCAGTGCTGCAGTTAGAGGGGTCACCGCGTCAGCCTCCTCCGCGTGGGTGCAAATACTGAGGGTCTCTTCGACCGCCCCTTTACAAATCAGGAGATGTTGCGCATGGTCTTGCTCTACCACCACCGACATGCGACGTCTGAGGAAATCAAAGGGGATCTCATCGACTTTGGCATACCGCTCCGCGACATGAAGTTGCGGTTCCAGCTCCACATGGTCAAGCACGGCGCGATCCAATAGGCTTTTCAAACCGGTCTGGTAATAACTATTGAGGTAGGCGTACTCCAACACGGGGAGACTTTTGTTGCCGTCGAGATCCAAATACTGCAGCAGCACGATCTTGTCCTGTGTCAGTGTGCCGGTCTTATCCGTACAGAGCACGTCCATGGCACCAAAGTTCTGAATGGCATTGAGCTGTTTGACGATCACCTTGTGGCGTGACATCGCCACGGCCCCTCTGGCTAACGTGGCCGTGACCACTGTGGGGAGCATTTCCGGGATCAACCCGACCGCCACAGCGAGGCTGAAGAGCAACGCCTCGTGCCAGCCACCTTTGACGAGTCCATTGAGGACGAAGATCACCGGCACCATGACCAGCATGAACCGGAGCAGCACCCAGGTGACTCTGGTGATCCCCTGATCAAAGCTGGTGAGGGGACGCTGTCCCACAATGCTCTTCGCCATAGAGCCAAAGTAGGTCTGTGCCCCCGTTGTCGCGACAACCGCCGTTCCCGTGCCACTAATGACCGTCGTCCCCATGAAGCAGAGGTTTCCCCGGTCGAGCAAATTGTCGGCCATGTCGTCCGTTCGAGGGCGGGCTCCGTTCGGACGTGTGCCTAGCGACTCGTATTTCTCCACCGGCATTGATTCCCCCGTCAGCACCGACTGGCTGACAAAGAGATCCTTGGCGGTCAAGAGCCGAAGGTCCGCGGGGACCATATCGCCCGCGGAGAGGTGCACAATGTCGCCTGGCACCAACTCTTCAAAGGGCACCTCCCGCTTCTCACTGAATTCTTTGACGGTGCCATCGGCCAGCGGCTGGTACTGTTGTCGAGTAACGGTAGCTGTGGCGCGCACCATCGCTTTTAAGCGTTCGGCAGCCTGGGAGGAGCGAAACTCCTGGACGAACTGGATCACCACACTCAAGGCAACCATCACAGTCACGACGACGGTGGCCCTCAGGTCCCCAGTCAGGTAGGACACGGCGCCAATGACCAAGAGGACGAGGACAAAGGGGTTCTTCAGGTACTTGAACAGCATCCGGTACCACGGTGGCGGAGGCTCGTGAGCCACCTCGTTCTTGCCATATTTCTCGACTCGCAGGGCGACGTGAGCATCCGTCAAGCCTTGCTCAGATGTCGTGAGGACGCGAAAGACTGTGCGCAGATCCAGATTGGAGAGATTCCTCAAAAAGTGAACCTCACCCATGCTGACCTCCGACAGAGGTTGCTTCTTCTCTTTGAGGGTCGGGGTATTTCCGTTCATCGTCATCCCTTATCCGTTACATTTTAGGCATGGAGCTCAACAATCACAGCACGATTCCTCAATTCCATCGCCCACGGCGGTTTCGCAGGCTTGCTCACGGCAGACGGCGTACCCTGAATTCCGGCAAGCCAGATCCGTAGTGCACGCGACGACCACGACAATTGAAAGTAAAGCCAGAATGGACATCCTCTCCTTCCCATTGGCCGGAAGGAGAGGTCAGAGGCAGGCTACGAACGTGGGATTCGAGAGACGAACTCCAACCTCTCCTGGCCCAGCAAGCCGAGCAAAGAGACAGCTACCCTATCTCTACTACTACCGCCATCATCCATGGTGAACTGCTCCAGTGATTAACTCTGTGTGCCTTTACGCCAGTAAAAAACTCTTGTCAAGGCATTTCCCTCGCACCCATGACCTGCGGTTTAGGAAACCGTGGTCGTCACCCTACTCCAGCCTATTCAGGCTCACTGAGGCCCACTCCAGCCAAAGTTTGCGCGAAATCCAAACTTTGGCTGGAGTAGGCTGGAATGAGCTGGAGTGAGGTGGAGTTGAGCACAAAATGAGCACAATTGGGTGGAGTGAGCCTCTCCGGTGCAAGACCAAGGATACGCCAAACAGCTCTTTTCTCACTCTGGATCACGGCTCTTTCGCACCAGGGTGGTACCAGACTCGCCTGAAGATGAACCGGAGACCATCAGGTCAATGCACAAGCTTGGTTCTCAACAGATCCACCATGTCTTTGTCACTGATGTCCGCAATTTGCCAGGGTGTCCTCCCTTTATAATCCTTGGCATTCACGTCTGCCCCGTTGGCGATCAACACTTCGGCCACATCTCTAGCGCGATAGGCTGCAGCCGTATGCAGCGGCGTGAAGCCCAAGCCCTGCCTGGCGTTCACATCCGCCCCCTTCGCGATCAACAGTGCGGCCACCTCTTTCGCGTTCGTGGACGCAGCCTCATGCAGCGGCGTCTCGCCCGCGCCATTCCTGGCGTTCATATCCGCTCCGTTGGCAATCAACACTTCGGCCATTTCCTTATCGTTCTTGGCCGCAGCCGAATGCAGCGGCGTAGAGCCCAAGCCCTGCCTGGCGTTCACATCCGCCCCCTTCGCCAGCAACAGTTCGGCCATATCTTTTGTGTCCGCGTGATGCAGCGGCGTCCAGCGAAATTTATCCGCGGCATTCACATCCGCCCCCTTCGCCAGCAACACTTCGGCCACGTCTTTATGATTTTCGATCACAGCGCAATGCAGCGGCGTCCGGCCAAGGACATTCGTCGCGTTCACCTTGGCGCCCTTGGCAATCAACAGTTCGGCCATGGCTTTTGTGGGAGCCTTACACAGCGGCAAACCGCCAGCTTGATCCTTGGTATTCACATCCGCGCCCTTGGCAATCAGCGAATTCACCATTGCCATGTCTCCAAAGAATGTGGCCGTGACCAGCTTCTCGTTCAACGACCACGAGCGCTGCGCCCCCTTAGCAATCAACAGCGCAGCCATATCCTTCTCGTCAGCGGCCACAGCCGTATGCAGCGGCGTGAAGCCCGCCTGATCCCTGACGTTCATATCTGCCCCGTTGGCAATCAACACTTCGGCCACAGCCTTCTTGTTCGCCCCCACAGCCGAATGCAGTGGCGTCTGGCCAAGGACATTCGTCGCGTTCACCTTCGCGCCCTTGGCAAGCAACAGGGCGGCCACCTCTGGTGTGGGAGCCATATGCAACGGCGTCTGGCCAAGTAGTTCATTCTTGGCATTCACATTGGCGCCCTGGGCAATCAGGGACCGTATCAGAGCCATGTCTCCACCGGGGGGAGTGTTCATTGACAGCAATAGCTTCGTATCCAACGAGTCCTCC
The nucleotide sequence above comes from Nitrospiraceae bacterium. Encoded proteins:
- a CDS encoding ankyrin repeat domain-containing protein, whose protein sequence is MCRPLRVLVAIVMAGLVAGTAWAEDSLDTKLLLSMNTPPGGDMALIRSLIAQGANVNAKNELLGQTPLHMAPTPEVAALLLAKGAKVNATNVLGQTPLHSAVGANKKAVAEVLIANGADMNVRDQAGFTPLHTAVAADEKDMAALLIAKGAQRSWSLNEKLVTATFFGDMAMVNSLIAKGADVNTKDQAGGLPLCKAPTKAMAELLIAKGAKVNATNVLGRTPLHCAVIENHKDVAEVLLAKGADVNAADKFRWTPLHHADTKDMAELLLAKGADVNARQGLGSTPLHSAAAKNDKEMAEVLIANGADMNARNGAGETPLHEAASTNAKEVAALLIAKGADVNARQGLGFTPLHTAAAYRARDVAEVLIANGADVNAKDYKGRTPWQIADISDKDMVDLLRTKLVH
- a CDS encoding MgtC/SapB family protein — protein: MTLLDFTCRIVLAVALGAVIGIERQYRQRGAGLRTNALVAMGAAAFVTLSSLLSGEQSPTRIAAQIVSGIGFIGGGVILREGLSIRGLNTAATLWCSAAVGSLAGSGFLGAAAITASVIVTTNVLLRPVGQLINRQSMEVSELEVTYHLTTTCQDTEEPHIRMLILQAVAREALLLKALRSEALPEAEVTKVQAEVVTNGRQDRLIEELTSRLSMEPSVRSVSWESGEQNGKDHA
- the mgtA gene encoding magnesium-translocating P-type ATPase, producing the protein MGEVHFLRNLSNLDLRTVFRVLTTSEQGLTDAHVALRVEKYGKNEVAHEPPPPWYRMLFKYLKNPFVLVLLVIGAVSYLTGDLRATVVVTVMVALSVVIQFVQEFRSSQAAERLKAMVRATATVTRQQYQPLADGTVKEFSEKREVPFEELVPGDIVHLSAGDMVPADLRLLTAKDLFVSQSVLTGESMPVEKYESLGTRPNGARPRTDDMADNLLDRGNLCFMGTTVISGTGTAVVATTGAQTYFGSMAKSIVGQRPLTSFDQGITRVTWVLLRFMLVMVPVIFVLNGLVKGGWHEALLFSLAVAVGLIPEMLPTVVTATLARGAVAMSRHKVIVKQLNAIQNFGAMDVLCTDKTGTLTQDKIVLLQYLDLDGNKSLPVLEYAYLNSYYQTGLKSLLDRAVLDHVELEPQLHVAERYAKVDEIPFDFLRRRMSVVVEQDHAQHLLICKGAVEETLSICTHAEEADAVTPLTAALRERVVRLTTDLNQDGLRVIAVASKTLPASDRPYAIADERDLVLVGILAFLDPPKETVPEALAALKDHGVQVKILTGDNDIVTRRVCHEVGLHITHVALGSEIEALSDDELATLAERTTVFAKLNPLQKARIIQALRQKNHTVGFLGDGINDAAALRQADVGISVDTATDIAKESADIILLEKSLLVLEEGVLEGREVYGNIIKYIKMAASSNFGNMFSVLTASAFLPFLPMLPIQLLIQNLCYDLSQLSLPWDRMDDEFLKEPRPWNPEGIARFMVFIGPISSIFDIITFVVMWFVFQANAPGHQSLFQSGWFIEGLLSQTLIVHMIRTQKIPFVQSTAALPVLLLTGLIAAIGLSLPFSSLGTFASMEPLPDSYFVWLAAILFSYAVLTQVVKGWYLRRFHEWL